Part of the Arachis hypogaea cultivar Tifrunner chromosome 6, arahy.Tifrunner.gnm2.J5K5, whole genome shotgun sequence genome, AACATTACCAATATCACGATGACGAGTTGATGATACCTTTCATCAATGCTGCCTGGGAAATGGGAATGTTTCATTTGAATCACTTTCcaaatctctctctctccccccttcaAAAGacgttaaaaaaaatgaatattttcATACATTGCACTTCAATAATTCCAATAACAACACACATCTAAAATCACTGTAAAAtcattttagaaattttaaaattttttaaaaaattcaaaatcatcttacaaattttaaaacctaaaaaaatgagacataaaaaaattgaaaaaaaatgtaaaaactaaaaaaaaaaacatctaaaattattaaaaaaattaatccaaaACAACGAAACATccaaaacatagaaaaaagaaaCATCCGAAACTTAACGAAACTTAGCAAAAAAATGAgatatccaaaaaatttttaattttttttgagagAGAACGTCAATTCAAATTATTATGAGAGATATTTAAaacctaataaattttttttaaatcaaataataacAAACCCCAAGTTCATTgtaaattcattttaaaaattttaaaaatatttaaaaaatttcttataaaaagaaatatctaaaatataacaaaataaagttcaaaacctaacaaaaacgagatatttaaaattattttaaaaattctaaaacttaataaaacaaaacaaaaatatctgAAAACTAAACAAgaaacatataaaattattaaaaaataataaaaaacccaaaaacatccataacataagaaaaaaatatctgaaaaatatgagaaaaatatccaaataaaaATAGTTCGAGAGGTGATTGACGAGACTGCGCGACACAAAAAAGGAGCTGCGGTGGTCAAAAGCACTGCGTGTTGTGACGAAGTAAGCGGCAGTGGTCAACAAAAGGAAGTTGTGGTGCGACGTTATTTCGTTCACAATGAGCATGCGGACGACAGAAAGAGATTGTAATGCGACTTTGTATGTGTGGCAGAGGGTGAATTTagcgaagaagaaaaaaaagaagaagaaaaagaaaaaaagaaaaagagaaagaagaagacgaACGTATTCAACATAAATATTGGgtgcatattttttgaaatattttttttaaattaaaaaggttGATTTAAGTTGGCTACCCCTATTTGCTATTGGCCTTGTAGTAACTTGATTCGAAATATTAGTAAAAGGAATTTTGACTAATGACTATAAATAAGTTGGTGGGACAATGTAGTTTATTTTTTAGggtaaaacactaaaataagccATTGGGAGATTGAATTTACCTGAATCAGCTAAAAGGAAATTCGATTCATCAATCAATCAATTGAcatatttatataatttgaatCAATAAGATTCAATTTACATTCCTTAGTAATTCGAATGAACATGTTTCGAATTATGGCTAATCAAGTTTCAACGTAATTCGAAACAACATGAATCGAATTAGCAAAGTGTAATTCGAATTGAATCAATTCGAATTAGTAGGGAAAGGTGACACGGAAGgagttcgaatcatattgattcgaattactaatgTTTGGAGACTTTGGTAATTCGAaataagttgattcgaattacttgtgACTtgcctatataaggagttcgaaccaaGTTCATTTGAATCATTTTTCCATCCTCATACCCCACCAAATCTCAAAGAAAACGACCCAGAATCTGTACGACAAAGACTCGAGCGGCATATTGAGGCGATGGGGGACGATCTGGGAAGGCTGTATCATTTGGATGGAGTCGCTCATATCGCCGGGGTGATCAACGACGATGTTAGTAGTTTTTGATAGTGGTATATgtttagtggtttttgttagtggtttaggaAAGTGGTATTGCAAGTGGTTTATTTAAGAGGTTTTGCAAGCGGTTTTATTGGCGGTGTATTGAATGGGTTTTGCATGCGGTTTTATTGGCGGTTTTGTTAGTGGTTTGGGTTAGTGGTATTGCATGCGGTTTTTTCTAGTTATTTTGTATGcggtttttttatggtttatgttagcggtttacgTTGGTGGTATTGCTAGCTGTTAAGTTGAGTCGTTTTGGCTGGTGGTTTTTGTAAGTGGAGTTGCACTTGGTTTATGCTAGTGATTTTTTGGATGCGGTTTTACTATGCAGTTTTGGTAGTGGTTTAATATATCTCCTTTTGCATGTGGTATTTGTTAGTTTTTTATGTCGTGATTTGTATTTGTAACTGGTATTGTAATTCGTTCTAAtcatgcggcggcagcagggaATGCGACTCGATGAGaggtacgttccgtacttgcagatggccgaattataccatcttgcgagactgaacgatagatggttcAGATTAGACGAGCCCCTTGTGAGTGCATTCCTCGAGAggtggcgtccggagacgcacacgttccacatgccgttcggagagtgcacgatcacacttcaggacgtggcgtaccagtTGGGTTTGCCAGTGGACGGACATTACGTCAGTGGTTGCCTGACAGATTTCCACGTATACATACAGGGTACCTGGCCAGCTTGGTagtggttccaggagttgctcgGTGTGTTACCTCCCCCGAGCCAAATTCAGAAGTTCGCAGTGAATTGCACCTGGTTCCAGGAGACTTTTGGAGAGTGCCCTGATGGGGCCGATGAGGAGACAGTTAGGCGCTTTTCCcgtgcctatatcatgatgttgttgggcaccCAGCTGTTTGCCGATAAGTCCGACAATCGTATTTACATCAGATGGCTACCGTACGTGGCTAGGCTTGAGGAGATGAGTGGCTACAGTTGGGGGTCGGCTGCACTCGtatggttgtaccggtgcatgtgtcGAGTGGCCAATAGATATGTCGTGAAGTTAGTTGGGCCATTACAGTTACTTCAGTTCTGGATCTTTTGGCGGTTTCCTGGATTTAGGCCTGCTAGGTATGATGCGTTTAGCTGACCCCTGGTATCGAGGTACGACTATCGCATTATAtcatgtttaattattttatttatttaagttctCGCCTGTATTGTTATACTAATTCGTCACATTCATGAATGACTTCGATTTTGATGGCCTTtgcaggtggtcaggttacaATCCTTCTGTTAGCGAGAAGGGACCTCGGGTGCAGATGACTCGGCTGAGGATCGACGTGTTACAGGCTAGGGATGTGAGTATGTAAACCTCCTTTGTATAGTTAACGTACATTTAGTTAAAGCTAACTTTATCTCCTAACGTATTTGAGATGCTTTTTTCAGTTTATATGGATGCCCAATAGCACACCCGAGGTCGTTCAAGTTGTCCATCCGGAGGTGTTGGAGTCGCGTCATACGACCTTATGGCGATGTGTCACATCGCTGATATATTTTGCGGTGGTTGAGTGGCACCAGGTTGATAGGGTGTTACCGCAGTTCGGGGGGCTGTACAGGCTTGCCCGCGtcccgccctgaacatcgacttcCTGATGTCGAAGGACGGTAGAGGGGGTGATCGTTGGTTCCCGCACCATTTGCAGTACTGGCATCTTCACTGGGAGACACGTGCAGATCACGTGCTTCGGTTTGACGTGGTTGCGACCCGAGTCTGTCACATGACAACTTGGACTGGTGGCATCAGCACGGAAAGAGGTTCTTGTCACCAGAGATGTACTTGGGGGATCCTAGAGCCATTCCTATTCCAGTAGAGGTGACACAGGGGGTGCCGGTAGAGTTCCCGACATGGATCGAGTTGATGACGTTCCTGATAGGCGTCGGGTTGAGAGGAGAGCTCGTGTCGGGACACGACGGAGCGACTGGGAGTGGAAGTGGCTGGACCAGGCTATCGAGGAGGGTGACGAGGCAGGTAGGGGTCGTGGTCGACGACGTGGTCGTGGAGGCAGACGAAGAGCGCCTGCAGCGCACCACGACGGGGGTGATCACGGTGACGATGCCGCTGCAGGAGGGGCTTCCGAGGGGGGTGTTATACCCGATCATGGCGGAGCTGGTGGAGAGTGGTATGGGTCTGGTATGGGAGATCCTACGGGCCATGTTGACGCTGGACTTGGAGAAGGGCCGCTCGGAGATTACTTTGTTGGTGTTCTTGGTCACGACCAGACACTTCAGGAGAGTACACCATGGGTGAGTCTGGGTACCATGTTTTCAGACTTTCTTGCcggtgatggtcttgatgcaGACTACGCTGGAGAACACTTCCTAGATGAGATCACTGCCATCATGCAGGAGGATGAGGCCGCCCGTCGAGGGGGTCAGATGATGGGGACACAAGCACATTTAGATGTAGATCTGAATGAGCCTTTATCTGTACCTCGTGCTGACTATTTTTCCTTGGGTGGTACGACACCTTCCGCACATACTACTGGGTCACATTCAGTTGCCGGGCCGTCTTCATCCCGACCGTTACATGTGCAGCCTACGAGGCTTGCACAGCCACCCCCAGAGGACGAGGAGGATGAGATCAAGGACGAGGAGCCGCTTATCCGGAGAGGTCATAGGACACGGGTACCACGTCGTTGTTTCACGGGATCACACCTCTTTAGATGATTTGTGTATCGTGATGTTTGTTACTTCATGATCGTTGTCATGCTACCTATCTATCTTTATATATTTCGGTTATCATTGTTGTATCATTGGGTCCTTTAGTTTATCAGTTGATGTGTGTCTGCGTTTGTTAGTGCTTATCTTGTATCAGTCACTATGAGAACTATGTTACTTTGCTTATTTATGTTATTTCCATAATTTACCTTGCATTTTTCGTTTAATTTGAAAGTTCATTTTACTGCCTTAACTACGTACTTCGTCAGTCACTATTCATGTATGAAATGTATCACATGAGATTAATTAATAAGACATACAATGCACTTGAAACTAGAACATtggttttcttaaaaaaaaagaacaaagttTGGACACTATGACATCTAACAACACAGCACCAACCCTACTCATCTCTAACTGTATGCCTGGGACCTCCGACCTGTGGGCAGCTCCGACGAGTGTGTCCGGGTTGCCGACAGAGGCCGCATCTCTTTGGCCGGTTCGGATCTGACTTGTCCATATTGGTCCATATCCGAGTGGACCTGGGACGACTCTCCCTTGCACGCCTCTTGTTTGGATCTGGTATAACTGTCGGTCCATCATATGGTGGCCAGAAACCTTCTGGGATGGGAGGTGTGAATCCCATCTAATACACACTAAAAATGGAACTGAGACGATACACAGAGTGGACGTAAGAGTGCCAAGTGACTCGTGAGTAGGCACAGCATGCCAGTGCGTGCGGACACGGGAAATGAAGTGACTGGAAGTATCCGCAGTCACATGTCTGAGCTCCAAGTGAGACCCTGTAGCTAACCAGGGAGAAAGAACCAGTCGGAGTCATCTCTGCCACGGTGTACTCCGAGTTGTCCCTGTCATACAGAGTAACGGTGAAGCACCTTGCCGTCTTCAAATTGGCATCGATAGACTTCACTAGGTgttgactgaattgttgtccggtACCCTGCTGGGCCTCGGCCTCTCTCCCCTTGCGTACAAATAGTTCGGCCAACCTTCCATACGTTGCCTTCACCAACGAGTAGACAGGAAGGTTCCTCACACCCTTgaggattgagttcacacactcagaGATATTCGTCGTCATATGCCCGAATCTCCGACCCTCATCAAAATACTGTGTCCACAATGAATACTCAATCGGGTTCGCCCAAtcacacatcgccgggtcttcCGAGCgtagaatatcaaaccagtattCGAACTCGACCTCGGTCTAAGCATAGACAGCGTTCACAAGAAGCCTCCttgcgtctttgcccttgaaCGTGAGGGCAAAATTTGCTGCTACGTGTCAAATGCAGAATGTCCGGTATGCAGCTGGAGGTAGCCAGCCCCCGTCGGGAGCCTCAAGCGCGatcttgatgccgttatgcctgtcaGAAATAACAAGCAGACCCGGCTGTGGTGTCACGTGCTGACggaggtgggagagaaagaatgaccacgactcagcattctcaccctcgactagtgcgaatgcaacagggagtatgttggagttcccgtcctgtgcaatcgctaCAAGCAACGTACCCCCATAGTGCCGTCAATACTCACCAATGGCTTGCAATGACGAAATGCCTCGATACACGGTGGAAAAGTCCAGAATAGTCTGTGAAAATAAGCCTGAGACTCGTCTAGCTGTCCCCCAACTCGAACAGGGCTAGTCCTAAGCACTGCAACAGAACCAGGCATGGTCACCTGCACTCCTAACACCCACATTGGGAGCTCATTGTACGACTCTTCCAGTCACCATAAATGACGGCaacagccttctgcttcgccaaccaGACCCTCCTGTACGTCGGCCTGAACCCATAATGTGAGGCCGTCGCATTTAGGAGTACCTTGATGCTGACGAATGCATCaaccctaaccattggcataatgaaggccgatatcacatgataatccaaactcctgtgaTCGCTGGAGATGGAGCTGGCCAGACAAGTATGCGGTCtattgtaccgtttgacctcccaaatgcccttgcgctgccggagactcagcctaatcaaccatgtgcacccattcccgaactcagaacacttgcccacataccggcgatAATCAGACTCCACTACCTTGTATTGTACCCCTCGGcagatgctgtaagtcttcacacttaaaaGGGCCTCATttttatcctgaaattgctgaccaacctggaactctgtcataCCAGCAGACCCTTCTGcatctctagcgccaaatccagCATGCTTCCCAGGTACCCCGTCAGGCCTCATGGCATCCAggtccaaagatgaaaaatatagagggtactgctgtgtgccagaactagaACCACCTCCCACCCCTGCAGGCTGACTCGCTCCAATATCATCGCCACTGTCATCaacaatcatatccggctcgacatcATCGTCTTCTCTATCATCAAACAATCCATCTCCAACCTCAACCGGTGCAGCACACTGTACAGAGGTCAGTATAAATTCTCCTGTTCCAACTTCGTCGCCAACACTACCGttgagatcaacagcgaacgaAGAGGAGGCGACAGGCTGGACGGGTGGCTCGTACGCAGGGACGGAGGAAGAAGCAACGGCAGGTCTGGAGTTAGAACTGGCAACCGTGGCTAAAGTgttggtattccggttcgaaccccccgagctggataccacatcaaccaactttgccaacagctcTGGTGTCCTCACTTCGGAAAACAGCCGGCGACaatgaaacatgacctgcaagtcctcatcactcctgatcgtgaaacaatcatacttcacggtatcctggagcaccgtgattggaatgcgatagaaaaacttcttaacccttttcacaccttccagaccaagtttcaTCAGTACAGAGCTAACAAGGTCATCAAAGCTCGTCGTAGAACTCAcgataatacagagaggatccatatcggtgaacttcacaccggaacgagtttttttcttaatcgatcctctgtggtgaaccaataCTAGAAAGCTGTCCTCACTAGCCATCTGACCCCTCTCTAATGAGGGCAACTCACGTTCATCTCATATATATAGAGCTCTGgtacacactaattcgaatcatcCTCATTCGCACTATATAtacgtaattcgaatcaggtcATTTCGAATTATGCCTTTCTTCACATTTCCTACTAATTCGAATCACTAAAGTTCGAATTATGGTTACTACACTAttcctagtaattcgaattgactACATTCGAATTAAGCTTTCATAATTAGACCCAAGTAGCTTCGAATTACATGCAATCTTCCTTGTGCATAATTCGATCCATATTGATACGAATTACGTACAATTGTAATTCGAATTTTGTTGCTTCGAATTACATTAAAATGCCCATTGATTGATTGCTGAAACAATTTTCGTTTTGGCTGATATGCGTAATATCTTCCTCAGCCTAGCTTAAATAcgttttttactctattttttatttttttatagtaatttttagTCGGACAAATTATTGTACAAGATAGAATTTAAACATTTAATACTTGTTTAAATAGACTCGAAGCTAATTACTATATCAACCCAATtttgattagaatttatttttgttCGGTACCAAGTAGTGAAGTACCACTACCACTgggttttcttttatatttttggtGGTTTCTCAATGCCCAACAAGCAGGAAAAACGGTTTTTTTCCAAAAACGTTACCTCCAGAAAACTCAGAATCGGTTTTATTTATACTtttagtattttgtatttttgaaattttatgaaataaaataataaaaaaggaagCGAACACATCTATAGTTCGTAAtacctttttgtttttttgatatATTCAGGCTTAACAGGTCATGACAAAAAAGGCTTAACGGGTCTTACTCAAAGAAATGAAACGGAGGCTCAACCCGAAATTAACTGGTGCACCCGTAACCCGGGATTTGCCCCATCTTCGCCCATTTCTGTAAGACTGAAACCCTGGATGACGGGGTTCTCTCTGCCTCTGGTCCTCTCTTCGCTCTCGCCGAGTTGCCGGAGTTCTTCGTCGTCGCTTTTCTCGAGTGTCGCCTTCGTCGAgactcttctctctttctctctgtctCCCCGGCGTCATCGCCGGCACGCCGCTGTCTTGGTGCTTCCGTTGCGTCAGTTCAGGTAGGCATCCTCAATTCGCCGCTGTGCTATTCTGTTATGAGTCCAGAATGATTGAATCCCTGATTCTGCTCTCCGATTTCTTCTCATATACATGTGATATATTGAATTATTGAATTGATTTTTGTTGTTAgtgaagaaggaaaggaagaaacGCAGTGATGGCCATGGAAGTTGACCCTAATCTTGAGTCAACATCCTTCTCCTTCTGGAAACCCCTTCGTCGTAGGTTCAACCCTGACTCTCCTTTCTTCGCTTCTGGCAACCTCCAACGTGAACTGCTAGCCAAACAggttctctctctcatctcccttATTTTTCATTTTCGGAAATttgaacttttaattttaaaaacgcACAATGTATTTGCCAGATAATCTCAATATAATTTTCTCTAAACAATAACATAACAATGTACTAGGAAGAGGGACAACTATAAAAATACATATCTCTAGTTTCTATTAATTCTCTCAATTGGAGAGGAAGTGAAGAGACTTAATCTAAACCCATGTCAATTTATGAACTTTACTTATCAAACCATGAATCTTCAAATCCTTTATATATGGATTGGCGATCAAGTCAAATGGTGGTGCATCACTTGATTCGGTTTTCTTGACTTTCAAACACGAGCTGTTATTTGATAGGGTTAATCCAACTTCTTTGACGTGTCACATGCTTGCCGGTTAATCATGTGTATGTAGTAACATTGGAACTTCTATAATCTTCCAGCACCTTGCTCTCATCAATGGTGGTGACTTTCAAGTGGGAATTGAACTTGCTCTTCACTTGGACAATTAGATATGAGTTGTAATTGTAGTAGCTACATGTAAGGCAGTGATGATCTTGCATCAAGCCTTCTTTAATTGCTAACAGAATTTCATTGCCCAATGTTATCTGCTTCCATTTCATCAGCATTTTTGTGTTCGCCATTGACAATGATCATATAAGATTATGAGGGATATGAAAGAAGAAATAGTTATTATTCTAAAATAACaattttggaatttatttaaCAGTGCTCTAGGTTTTTTGTCCATGATTTATGATTGTGAACTTGAGTTCCAAGTTTTGAACTGTAATTCttatttccttttcttcctttctttctttctttcgttTTTTGTCTTTAATTCAAAAGGTTGCGTTGGAATTAACGGAAGAGAATGAACAACTTGAGGATTGCATCCAAGATGGAAGGTATTGATCCTTTAAGTGCTTATACTTGTTTTTCCTTCCCTATGTTTCACAATATGTCGCATCATGTACCAATTTTAATTAAAGCATCCATTtgctaaacaataaaaataaaaggtagtgaaaaaaaaaggaaaaaaaagaaagaagaacaatgTGCATGACATATGTGATTAGAAGCAGCTGAAACTAGTCATTTTTTTTAGCAGCAGGTGAAGTATTTTGTGTTCTTTGTGGCTCTTTACTTGCTTCTCAGTGTTAAATATTGTTCCTTGCCTTTTAATTCTAACTTTTTCTCCTCCcgtttttatttgtattaaactCAATACCTTACTTTTATTAAAGAACATGCATTTTTCAATAAGGTCGCAGTTAAATGTCTAGAAATAAATGTTTGCCCGCATGCCCGATGTTGAAGCTGTCATTTTTGTGTAGGGAAGTCTTTTGCCCAATTGTTGGTTGTGGAACACGCCTGACTTCAATTGAGGATTTTGAAAATCACTATAATGTAAGGCATACTGCATCCTGTTCAGTTTGCTCCAGAGTCTACCCAACTTCTCGTCTGCTCagcatacacttatctgaagttCATGATTCTTTCTTCCAGGCGAAACTTGCACGCGGCTATGATGTGGTATAGGCATCTGTCACTCATTATGGTAGCATGAAATGATTCCTTGCAGTTTGCAACTATCTGACACTATGATTCTCTGTTTATCAACTGACTACTTATTACAATTATGTTCTCTTCAtcatcatgagatattcattttgtTTATGTTTCTTTTAACAATGACATGTAACTTCTTTAAGAATGCATCGCATTGCACCTCGTTCTTACATAAATTTATAAACTCAAATGTCAACAAGGAAGCCTCATGTACTATTTGGTTGTATACAATAGATCATGATTAAATCTTCTTTGGGCTTTGCACGTGAACTTTCTGGCTTGTTTATGTCTCTTATTTCTTTTCTAGAGCTCATAGTTAGCTTGTTATGatgatctattttattttcttttataggaTCATCTCATTACTATCTAATACTCTTTTCCCCCCTTAACAGTATGAATGCTTAGTGGAAGGCTGTGGTTTGAAATTCAAAACCTACAGTAGCAGGCAGCAGCATCTGGTTGACAAGCACAAATTCCCAACCTCATTCGAATTTTTCAAGAAGTCTCGACCATCAAAGAAACAGAGGTTAAAGTCTCAGCGCAAGCAATCTGTTCAGAAGGAGGATGCATCAGAAACAATGGAAGTCGAAAATGCAGCCATAGATGACCTCACTTCAGCAGTCTCTAGAATGAGCACTTCTGACTCCACTCCTTCCTCTATCAGCTTTGGTCGCCGCAACAAAGGGTTGACCTTTGCTCCTCGAGTTGTTCAGCAAAAAACCCAGCAAAGAGATAATTAGCTTTTTTTTAAACCAATTTGAATTAACAATTGctaaatgttcaatctttaattcTTGATATGTTGCCCCTTTATAAAATCCGTGGTTTTCTTCGGCTAAAAGGTTGAAAAAGCTGAGATAATGACATTTCTACATCAAATCTGGGTACATATGGACAACTTACATTTCATTATCTTTTGGAGTTTGATGTAGTTTCCCTTCTAACTCAAATTTGCACTTTTAGATTGCGTTTTATGTTCATAAACACATTTTGCCTAATTTGTGCCATGCGCTTATGCAACTAACTATATGTTTCATAAGATGATGATGTCTTAGgttttcaattaaaccaatatTTAATTGAGAAGAATTTTACAACACCTTTACACCTTTTGATGACCATTATATTTCCCAAATATAGTGATTGCCActataaaacaactaaaactatttTTACATAGAAACGTGACTTACTTTTTTGGGTTTTCCCCAAAATTTCTTCCATAAACAGTGAGTTAATATGGACTGATtagcaaaatataaaatttacgaGAAATTGTTGGTGTTCCTAAATCCTACTTCCTAGAGCACTATGTGGATTCAAAgagaataatataaatatattttaaataagaaTTTTAGTGATGAATCCTATCTTAAAAACATTATTAGTTGTATATCTACCGAGACGTTGCATGAACCAAGCGTTTCTGATTATTGAGGTGAATGAAACACATCTCAGCCACATTGACATTTTGGATACATGATCCAATGTTGTACATTAAAATTTTGAAGTTGGAACAATGATCTCTCTCTTACTGGGAGCAGGTAAAACGTTTCTAAAAGACATGTGCCTATAAGCAAAGGCAACATTCGATGATTttgtagtttttttaattttgaaagaagaTGCAGCAATATCTAACATTGATtcacattttatttttaacaCAGAGGTGGATGACAAATGTCTCTGTAGATTAAGCTAATTATAGAAAACAATGGGTCAAGCCAATCAACCAAGGAGTGCCACGTCAAACTTGAATAAGTACAACATCGTACTTCATCATCTCCATGAACCTTTCTCCACGACACATCCATTCAAGATCAATCACACCAGACTTGAGTCCCACGACATAGTGGAGAGAAATGTATTATTTGTACTCATTAATTAATTAGGTTTCTCCCTTGCAAAAAAAACAATAGCACAACAATCATGCAACCTTTGTTTTTCAATTTATACCAACCTTACAACAGAAGGGACGCCAGGAAGAGACACCCAAATTCCGGCAACCCGCACGTCCTTCCCATCCTTGCCTGCGCCTTCGTCGCGGTCGCCATCATCCTCCTGTTCTTCTTCCATCGGACCCTTCTCAAATCCAAAAACACCACTACTTGTCCTGAAAACCGAGAGCCCACCTTCGTGCCACTCACGAAAAACGAGGTAATAATCGCCGAGGAGTTCAGCTCCACGGCGAGCCTCCTCGTTAGCATCCTCCACTTCGCGACGGCGCGTACGATTCCCCCACAATCCCCTAACGAGATCCAAAAGCTGGTCGACGTCATACAATATCTCACTCCATGCAACTTCCTCATCTTTGGCGTTGGTCATGACTCGCTGATGTGGGACGCTTTAAATCCACGTGGCAACACGCTATTCATCGAGGAGAA contains:
- the LOC112805829 gene encoding serine/threonine-protein phosphatase 7 long form homolog, producing MRRQQGMRLDERVPGQLGSGSRSCSETFGECPDGADEETVRRFSRAYIMMLLGTQLFADKSDNRIYIRWLPYVARLEEMSGYSWGSAALVWLYRCMCRVANRYVVKLVGPLQLLQFWIFWRFPGFRPARWSGYNPSVSEKGPRVQMTRLRIDVLQARDFIWMPNSTPEVVQVVHPEVLESRHTTLWRCVTSLIYFAVVEWHQVDRVLPQFGGLYRLARVPP
- the LOC112697187 gene encoding uncharacterized protein isoform X2 produces the protein MAMEVDPNLESTSFSFWKPLRRRFNPDSPFFASGNLQRELLAKQVALELTEENEQLEDCIQDGREVFCPIVGCGTRLTSIEDFENHYNVRHTASCSVCSRVYPTSRLLSIHLSEVHDSFFQAKLARGYDVYECLVEGCGLKFKTYSSRQQHLVDKHKFPTSFEFFKKSRPSKKQRLKSQRKQSVQKEDASETMEVENAAIDDLTSAVSRMSTSDSTPSSISFGRRNKGLTFAPRVVQQKTQQRDN
- the LOC112697187 gene encoding uncharacterized protein isoform X1, translating into MTGFSLPLVLSSLSPSCRSSSSSLFSSVAFVETLLSFSLSPRRHRRHAAVLVLPLRQFRRKGRNAVMAMEVDPNLESTSFSFWKPLRRRFNPDSPFFASGNLQRELLAKQVALELTEENEQLEDCIQDGREVFCPIVGCGTRLTSIEDFENHYNVRHTASCSVCSRVYPTSRLLSIHLSEVHDSFFQAKLARGYDVYECLVEGCGLKFKTYSSRQQHLVDKHKFPTSFEFFKKSRPSKKQRLKSQRKQSVQKEDASETMEVENAAIDDLTSAVSRMSTSDSTPSSISFGRRNKGLTFAPRVVQQKTQQRDN